The genomic stretch CGACGAATCAATGCCCATAAACTCATTACCAAAGTCATTGAAGGTGTTAAGTTCGTTGATGGAGAAATAAAGGAAGCTGCATAACTGGAGAACTTGAGGATACTATCAAAACAATCATCCACAACTCTTGACAATATCTCTGCACTCTGTTCATTGTAGCGCTGTGACCAGGTTCTGTCAACATGCAAAGTGTTGGAATTTCGTAGCTCAGACCTATCTCGATCCGCATTTCCAGCACTCAGATCCGAAAAATCCTTGTGATCCGGCTATCAACTCAGTATCTTAACCGATTGCACATTTAGCAGGGAACAAGCTATGAGTGAAGGATACATTACGATAAAAGGTGCTCGCGAGCACAATCTGAAAAACATCGACGTCTCGATTCCACGAGACAAGCTCGTCGTAATCACCGGGTTATCGGGTTCCGGCAAGTCTTCGCTGGCTTTTGACACAATCTACGCCGAGGGGCAGCGACGGTATGTGGAGTCGCTTTCGGCCTATGCCCGTCAGTTCCTCGGGTTGATGGAGAAGCCGGATGTCGACGTAATCGATGGCCTCTCTCCCGCAATCTCAATCGAGCAGCGGTCGTCTGGCAAGAACCCGCGATCTACGGTCGGCACAGTGACCGAGATATACGATTATTTGAGGCTATTATATGCCCGAATTGGTGTCCCGCACTGCTTCAATTGTGGGGAGAAAATAACTCAACAGACATCCTCGCAGATTGTGGAAACAGTCATGGAGCTTCCCGAAAAGACCAGGATACAGATACTTGCTCCGCTTGTGCGCGGAAGGAAGGGCGAACATCGCGAGATTATCGATGAGGTCATTCGGGAAGGATTCGTGAGAGTCAGGATTGATGAGGAAGTCTACCCGACCGATGATCTACCACTCCTCGACAAGAACAAGAAGCACTCGATTGAGATAGTTGTTGATCGCCTTGCGAGAACCTCGAATGTCAAGAAGAGACTCGCCGACTCGATTGAGACCGCCCTCAAGCTGTCGTCAGGGGTAGTGCTAATTGATGTGACTGGTGGTGAGGAGATGATCTTCTCCGAGAAATATGCCTGCGTCAAGTGCGGAATATCCTTCGAGGAACTCTCACCACGAATGTTTTCGTTCAACTCCCCTTATGGCGCCTGCGCCGTTTGCGGTGGGCTTGGGAACAAGATGGAGATTGATCCCGAATTGATCGTTCCCGATGAGAATGCGAGCATAGCCAAAGGCGCAGTGCATCCATGGGGCTCAGATATTTCAAACTGGGTCCGTTTCCAACTGCGCGGATTGGCCGAACATTTCGGCTTCAAGCTCTCTGTCCCGTGGAATAAGCTGCCGGAAAATGTAAGAAAGGCGATTCTCTATGGATCCGGCAAAACAGAGATCAATTTCAAGTACGAGCGATCATCGGGAAGAGGCTCGGGTGAATATGTCGGCACTTTCGAAGGAGTCGTTCCGAACCTCGAAAGAAGATACAAGCAGACCGAGTCCTCGGGTATTAGGTCCTGGATCGAGCAGTATATGTCGATTAAGGCATGCCCGCTCTGCGGTGGCGCTCGCCTGAAGCGAGAGTCTCTGGCGGTTACAGTTCATAAGAGGAGTATCCATCACCTAACACAAATGTCTGTCAAGGATGCGAAGAAGTTTTTCGCAGGTCTGAAACTGAGCAAGCGGGATCGGACAATCGCCCACCAGATTATGAAGGAGCTGAGAGACCGCCTCGGATTTCTCTCGAATGTAGGATTAGATTATCTGACGTTAGACAGAGCCGCCTCGACGTTGTCAGGGGGAGAGGCGCAGCGCATAAGGCTCGCCACACAGATCGGTTCGAGGCTGGTCGGTGTGCTCTACATCCTCGATGAACCATCGATCGGGCTGCATCAGAGAGACAACGGGAGATTGTTGTCAACACTGACTGAGCTCCGGGATCTCGGAAACACGGTGATCGTTGTCGAGCATGACAGGGAGACTATCGAAACATCCGATTATGTAATCGATCTGGGTCCCGGTGCGGGGAAGTACGGCGGTTCTATTGTCGCCGAGGGTACTCCGAAGCAGATCATGAAGTCGGAGAAGTCGCTGACAGGCAAGTATTTATCGCGAAAAGCGTTCATTCCGGCGCCCAATGGCCGTATGACAGGCAATGGTATGAAGTTGAAGCTCTCTGGTGCAAAAGGAAATAACCTTCAACAGGTCGATGTCGAGATTCCGCTCGGCACATTCACATGTGTGACGGGTGTTTCGGGATCGGGCAAGTCGACGCTCATAAACGAGACCCTCTACCCGGCGCTCGCAAGGCACTTCTTTGGATCGCGAAGGGTGCCGTTGCCGTACCGCAAACTTGATGGTGTCGAGTATATAGATAAAGTCATTGATATTGACCAGTCGCCGATCGGAAGAACACCGAGATCCAATCCGGCTACCTACACCGGCACATTCACCCATATTCGTGATCTCTTTGCCCAGCTTCCGGAATCGAAAATCAGGGGTTATCGACCCGGGCGGTTTTCGTTCAATGTCAAAGGGGGGAGATGCGAAGCGTGTCAGGGTGATGGTATAATCAAAATAGAGATGCATTTCTTGCCCGATGTCTATGTTCCCTGCGAAGTCTGTAAGGGCAAACGGTATAATCGCGAAACTCTTGAGATTACTTTCAAAGGTAAGAGCATTGCGGATGTGCTCGATCTGACCGTTGACGAAGCGCTTGAGTTCTTCGAGAGAATTCCTCCTCTGAGACGCAAGCTGCTGACTCTGCAGCGAGTGGGGCTCGGTTACATCCATCTCGGCCAGCAGGCCACGACGCTTTCCGGGGGAGAGGCGCAGCGAGTCAAACTATCGACAGAGCTCTCAAAGACTTCGACCGGATCCACGCTATACATTCTGGATGAACCGACAACTGGATTGCACTTCGAGGACATCAAGATGCTCCTCTCGGTTCTCAACGATCTCGTCTCTCTCGGTAACACCGTTCTGGTGATCGAGCACAATCTTGACGTTATCAAGACCGCCGATTACATTGTTGACCTTGGTCCGGAGGGTGGGGACGAAGGGGGGAAATTGATCGCTGCCGGGACACCCGAAGAAGTGATGAACGTGAAGGCATCCTATACCGGACAATATCTCAAGCGGGAATTAGCTAAATAAGTATGGCTACCCGTCAGCAATATCAGTCTGTTTTCGCTGTCCCTATGCTAACTCAGATTCGTCGAACGAGTAGCTTAATCGTGCCATCAAGAATCTTGCCGACTATCTCCGTGAATCGTTGCGGTGGCAAACTCTGCAATCTGAGCGGATGCCAATAT from Candidatus Zixiibacteriota bacterium encodes the following:
- the uvrA gene encoding excinuclease ABC subunit UvrA, which codes for MSEGYITIKGAREHNLKNIDVSIPRDKLVVITGLSGSGKSSLAFDTIYAEGQRRYVESLSAYARQFLGLMEKPDVDVIDGLSPAISIEQRSSGKNPRSTVGTVTEIYDYLRLLYARIGVPHCFNCGEKITQQTSSQIVETVMELPEKTRIQILAPLVRGRKGEHREIIDEVIREGFVRVRIDEEVYPTDDLPLLDKNKKHSIEIVVDRLARTSNVKKRLADSIETALKLSSGVVLIDVTGGEEMIFSEKYACVKCGISFEELSPRMFSFNSPYGACAVCGGLGNKMEIDPELIVPDENASIAKGAVHPWGSDISNWVRFQLRGLAEHFGFKLSVPWNKLPENVRKAILYGSGKTEINFKYERSSGRGSGEYVGTFEGVVPNLERRYKQTESSGIRSWIEQYMSIKACPLCGGARLKRESLAVTVHKRSIHHLTQMSVKDAKKFFAGLKLSKRDRTIAHQIMKELRDRLGFLSNVGLDYLTLDRAASTLSGGEAQRIRLATQIGSRLVGVLYILDEPSIGLHQRDNGRLLSTLTELRDLGNTVIVVEHDRETIETSDYVIDLGPGAGKYGGSIVAEGTPKQIMKSEKSLTGKYLSRKAFIPAPNGRMTGNGMKLKLSGAKGNNLQQVDVEIPLGTFTCVTGVSGSGKSTLINETLYPALARHFFGSRRVPLPYRKLDGVEYIDKVIDIDQSPIGRTPRSNPATYTGTFTHIRDLFAQLPESKIRGYRPGRFSFNVKGGRCEACQGDGIIKIEMHFLPDVYVPCEVCKGKRYNRETLEITFKGKSIADVLDLTVDEALEFFERIPPLRRKLLTLQRVGLGYIHLGQQATTLSGGEAQRVKLSTELSKTSTGSTLYILDEPTTGLHFEDIKMLLSVLNDLVSLGNTVLVIEHNLDVIKTADYIVDLGPEGGDEGGKLIAAGTPEEVMNVKASYTGQYLKRELAK